Proteins found in one Ptychodera flava strain L36383 chromosome 16, AS_Pfla_20210202, whole genome shotgun sequence genomic segment:
- the LOC139114308 gene encoding uncharacterized protein — MRAFILVAFILCQGFAFSCASCRGDQRSKAIYGVGSDNQIWKRDDIEGTWKGPIPNTCCVTAMTTLADGTIVGVGTDQQLWTKADEYAAWVGPIANSCCVTDVTVMSDGTLVGIGTDSQLWTRPEVKGVWTGPVANSCCVKSISPLPSGGILGVGMSGKLWTRPEIEGRWTKVDDDGVVTDVSVNRDGTVIGIGTTCGMWYRPTYDSGDWLGEVADSRCVKSLSYIKKAAAERKPKAIYGVGTDNQIWKRDDIEGTWEGPIQNTCCVTAMTTLSDGTIVGVGTDQQLWTKASETAAWVGPIANSCCVTDITVTSQGTIIGIGTDSQLWTRPGVHGVWTGPVANSCCVKSISPLPSGGILGVGMSGKLWARPDINGAWTKVDDDGTVTDVSVSSDGTVIGIGTTCGMWYRPTYDSGDWLGEVADSRCVKSLSYIKKAAAERKPKAIYGVGTDNQIWKRDDIEGAWEGPIQNTCCVTAMTTLSDGTIVGVGTDQQLWTKASETAAWVGPIANSCCVTDITVTSQGTIIGIGTDSQLWTRPGVHGVWTGPVANSCCVKSISPLPSGGILGVGMSGKLWTRPDINGAWTKVDDDGVVTDVSVSSDGTVIGIGTTCGMWYRPTYDSGDWLGEVADSRCVKSLSYIKKG; from the exons ATGAGAGCTTTTATTCTGGTAGCATTCATACTCTGTCAg GGCTTCGCCTTCAGTTGCGCATCATGTCGGG GGGATCAGCGCTCTAAAG CGATATATGGCGTCGGAAGTGATAACCAAATATGGAAACGTGATGATATTGAAGGAACGTGGAAAGGGCCAATCCCAAATACCTGTTGTGTTACCGCTATGACAACTTTAGCTGATGGAACTATCGTTGGCGTTGGCACTGATCAACAACTGTGGACAAAAGCAGACGAATACGCTGCCTGGGTTGGACCAATTGCCAACAGCTGCTGTGTGACAGATGTCACTGTCATGTCTGATGGCACACTGGTTGGTATAGGTACGGACTCTCAACTCTGGACACGCCCTGAAGTCAAAGGTGTATGGACTGGTCCTGTGGCCAACAGCTGTTGTGTCAAATCTATATCACCACTTCCTTCTGGTGGAATACTGGGCGTTGGCATGAGTGGTAAACTATGGACTCGACCTGAAATCGAAGGCAGATGGACCAAAGTGGACGACGATGGTGTCGTCACTGACGTGTCTGTTAACAGAGATGGCACCGTCATCGGTATTGGTACAACATGCGGAATGTGGTACCGGCCAACGTATGATTCCGGTGATTGGTTGGGCGAAGTTGCCGACAGTCGATGTGTGAAATCGTTATCCTACATTAAAAAAG CGGCAGCCGAGCGAAAACCGAAAG CCATATATGGTGTTGGAACTGACAACCAGATATGGAAACGTGACGACATCGAAGGTACGTGGGAAGGCCCAATCCAAAATACCTGCTGTGTTACCGCAATGACAACTTTATCCGACGGTACTATTGTTGGCGTTGGCACTGATCAACAACTGTGGACAAAAGCTAGCGAAACTGCTGCCTGGGTTGGACCAATTGCCAACAGTTGCTGTGTTACAGATATCACTGTCACTTCTCAAGGCACAATAATTGGAATTGGAACGGATTCTCAACTCTGGACACGCCCCGGAGTTCATGGTGTATGGACTGGTCCTGTGGCCAACAGCTGTTGTGTCAAATCTATATCACCACTCCCTTCCGGTGGTATACTGGGCGTTGGCATGAGTGGTAAACTATGGGCCAGACCGGACATTAATGGTGCCTGGACCAAAGTGGATGACGATGGTACTGTCACTGATGTGTCAGTCAGCAGTGATGGTACAGTCATCGGTATTGGTACAACATGCGGAATGTGGTACCGGCCAACGTATGATTCCGGTGATTGGTTGGGTGAAGTTGCCGACAGTCGATGTGTGAAATCGTTATCCTACATTAAAAAAG CGGCAGCCGAGCGAAAACCGAAAG CCATATATGGTGTTGGAACTGACAACCAGATATGGAAACGTGACGACATCGAAGGTGCATGGGAAGGCCCAATCCAAAATACCTGCTGTGTTACCGCAATGACAACTTTATCCGACGGTACTATTGTTGGCGTTGGCACTGATCAACAACTGTGGACAAAAGCTAGCGAAACTGCTGCCTGGGTTGGACCAATTGCCAACAGTTGCTGTGTTACAGATATCACTGTCACTTCTCAAGGCACAATAATTGGAATTGGAACGGATTCTCAACTCTGGACACGCCCCGGAGTTCATGGTGTATGGACTGGTCCTGTGGCCAACAGCTGTTGTGTCAAATCTATATCACCACTCCCTTCCGGTGGTATACTGGGCGTTGGCATGAGTGGTAAACTATGGACCAGACCGGACATTAATGGTGCCTGGACCAAAGTGGATGACGATGGTGTTGTCACTGATGTGTCAGTCAGCAGCGATGGTACAGTCATCGGTATTGGTACAACATGCGGAATGTGGTACCGGCCAACGTATGATTCCGGTGATTGGTTGGGCGAAGTTGCCGACAGTCGATGTGTGAAATCGTTATCCTACATTAAAAAAG GTTGA